The Phyllopteryx taeniolatus isolate TA_2022b chromosome 17, UOR_Ptae_1.2, whole genome shotgun sequence genome window below encodes:
- the LOC133467515 gene encoding T-cell immunoglobulin and mucin domain-containing protein 4-like isoform X1, with protein MKMTTRFSTLLLCCLLLTVCESGASPVVGIMGQHVTLTCTYDVVKHGPLSACWSRGYLPLLGCGNQIISTNGSSVRANSRRYKLLGRLEAGNISLTILDAKKEDAGEYGCRVMINGIFNDKKYHIKLIIKDAPQTTTLKTDMSTDRVAAGSTAAQRTSSVGLQNSSSSNIKTKNEHGSVPMSMVVMGVLFGFILFVTIAVVIGVISKRRRRLTKIHQQQPSVPSVRFSSLSSALHLQHQAAVVENIYQMAGDEYDYLP; from the exons ATGAAGATGACGACCCGCTTTAGCACATTGCTCCTTTGTTGCCTCCTTCTTACAG TCTGTGAGTCTGGCGCCTCGCCCGTGGTTGGCATCATGGGTCAGCACGTCACGCTGACATGTACGTACGACGTCGTTAAACACGGGCCTCTGTCGGCCTGTTGGAGCCGGGGATATTTGCCGTTGCTGGGCTGCGGTAACCAGATCATCTCCACCAACGGGTCCAGCGTGAGGGCAAACAGCAGAAGGTATAAACTGCTGGGTCGGCTGGAGGCCGGGAACATTTCGTTGACTATCCTGGACGCGAAGAAGGAGGACGCCGGGGAGTACGGCTGCCGGGTGATGATCAATGGTATTTTCAATGATAAGAAATATCACATCAAGCTGATCATAAAGGACG CTCCTCAAACCACCACTTTAAAGACAGACATGTCTACGGACCGCGTTGCCGCCGGCAGCACAGCAG ctcagAGGACCTCCTCGGTAGGCCTCCAAAATTCCTCCTCAAGCAACATCAAAACTAAAAATGAG CATGGCAGCGTCCCGATGTCTATGGTTGTGATGGGCGTTCTCTTTGGGTTCATCCTCTTCGTCACGATCGCTGTCGTCATCGGCGTCATCA GTAAACGACGGCGGCGACTCACCAAAAT TCATCAGCAGCAACCGTCTGTCCCTTCGGTGCGCTTCAGCTCCTTGTCGTCGGCTCTGCACCTCCAGCACCAAGCTGCAGTCGTGGAGAACATCTACCAGATGGCGGGAGACGAATACGACTATTTACCCTGA
- the nhp2 gene encoding H/ACA ribonucleoprotein complex subunit 2-like protein, producing MTKVKKEKVAAVEDAAAAGGGNGRSYQELVANMNAIAQPLATRKLSKKLYKCVKKATKLKNIRRGVKEVQKFIGKGEKGIVLLAGDTLPIEVYCHLPVMCEDRNLPYAYIPSKLDLGASAGSKRPTCVIMIKPHENYQEAYDECLEEVTNMPRLL from the exons ATGACTAAGGTAAAGAAGGAAAAGGTGGCCGCCGTCGAGGACGCCGCAGCGGCTGGCGGTGGTAACGGGAGGTCTTACCAGGAGTTGGTGGCCAACATGAACGCCATCGCGCAGCCGCTAGCCACGAGAAAGCTCAGCAAGAAACTCTACAAATGCGTCAAAAAGG CGACCAAATTAAAGAACATCCGCCGAGGAGTGAAAGAAGTTCAAAAGTTTATTGGAAAGGGTGAGAAAGG CATCGTGCTCTTAGCCGGCGACACGCTACCCATCGAAGTCTACTGCCACCTTCCGGTCATGTGCGAGGACAGAAACCTACCGTACGCCTACATCCCCTCCAAATTG GACTTGGGCGCGTCCGCCGGCTCCAAGAGGCCCACCTGCGTGATCATGATCAAACCTCACGAAAACTATCAGGAGGCGTACGACGAGTGTCTGGAGGAGGTGACCAACATGCCCAGACTGCTATGA
- the LOC133467515 gene encoding T-cell immunoglobulin and mucin domain-containing protein 4-like isoform X2: MKMTTRFSTLLLCCLLLTVCESGASPVVGIMGQHVTLTCTYDVVKHGPLSACWSRGYLPLLGCGNQIISTNGSSVRANSRRYKLLGRLEAGNISLTILDAKKEDAGEYGCRVMINGIFNDKKYHIKLIIKDAPQTTTLKTDMSTDRVAAGSTAAQRTSSHGSVPMSMVVMGVLFGFILFVTIAVVIGVISKRRRRLTKIHQQQPSVPSVRFSSLSSALHLQHQAAVVENIYQMAGDEYDYLP, translated from the exons ATGAAGATGACGACCCGCTTTAGCACATTGCTCCTTTGTTGCCTCCTTCTTACAG TCTGTGAGTCTGGCGCCTCGCCCGTGGTTGGCATCATGGGTCAGCACGTCACGCTGACATGTACGTACGACGTCGTTAAACACGGGCCTCTGTCGGCCTGTTGGAGCCGGGGATATTTGCCGTTGCTGGGCTGCGGTAACCAGATCATCTCCACCAACGGGTCCAGCGTGAGGGCAAACAGCAGAAGGTATAAACTGCTGGGTCGGCTGGAGGCCGGGAACATTTCGTTGACTATCCTGGACGCGAAGAAGGAGGACGCCGGGGAGTACGGCTGCCGGGTGATGATCAATGGTATTTTCAATGATAAGAAATATCACATCAAGCTGATCATAAAGGACG CTCCTCAAACCACCACTTTAAAGACAGACATGTCTACGGACCGCGTTGCCGCCGGCAGCACAGCAG ctcagAGGACCTCCTCG CATGGCAGCGTCCCGATGTCTATGGTTGTGATGGGCGTTCTCTTTGGGTTCATCCTCTTCGTCACGATCGCTGTCGTCATCGGCGTCATCA GTAAACGACGGCGGCGACTCACCAAAAT TCATCAGCAGCAACCGTCTGTCCCTTCGGTGCGCTTCAGCTCCTTGTCGTCGGCTCTGCACCTCCAGCACCAAGCTGCAGTCGTGGAGAACATCTACCAGATGGCGGGAGACGAATACGACTATTTACCCTGA
- the LOC133467196 gene encoding hepatitis A virus cellular receptor 1 homolog — MLPLLRLYLVTCVAGVTVWAGPAETVVGVAGRRVALPCRSAVAERRGVHVCWGRGEPAVFSCHNMLINVAGKRLLYKSSYRYSVFSGPGEAPYLSIFDVRSSDSGFYHCRVQLPGPFNDKTSSVLLIVIKGGRNLNAPPTTPGGNIKPGTGSDVTESMILWDSTVDDTTGPVVARVQTPVRQQDGNNLWLFLGNTLRIAFIVFIPAVILTAAYRIWRSTQKAVTDSSGSQSEEAVDDVYL; from the exons ATGCTGCCGCTGCTCCGACTCTACCTCGTCACCTGTGTCGCCGGAGTCACAG TGTGGGCGGGTCCCGCAGAGACGGTGGTGGGTGTGGCCGGGCGTAGAGTGGCACTGCCGTGTCGGTCGGCGGTGGCCGAGCGGAGAGGCGTGCACGTGTGCTGGGGCAGAGGTGAGCCAGCCGTGTTCTCCTGCCACAACATGCTGATCAACGTAGCCGGCAAGCGCCTCCTGTACAAGAGCTCGTACAG GTATTCAGTGTTCTCAGGCCCAGGCGAAGCGCCCTATCTCTCCATCTTTGACGTGCGCTCTTCGGACTCTGGCTTTTACCACTGCCGGGTTCAGCTGCCGGGACCCTTCAACGACAAAACCTCCTCCGTACTCCTCATCGTCATCAAAG GCGGCAGGAACCTGAACGCACCGCCGACTACACCAGGTGGTAATATCAAACCAGggacaggaagtgatgtcacaGAGAGCATGATCTTGTGGGATAGCACAGTAGACGACACAACCGGACCGGTGGTGGCGCGGGTTCAG ACGCCTGTCCGGCAGCAAGACGGCAACAATCTGTGGTTGTTCCTCGGAAACACACTCAGAATTGCCTTCATCGTCTTCATACCTGCAGTGATACTCACTGCGGCTTACA GAATCTGGAGGTCTACTCAGAAAGCAGTGACAGACAGCAGCGGCAGCCAATCAGAAGAGGCGGTGGACGATGTGTATCTGTAG